Proteins encoded by one window of Pelmatolapia mariae isolate MD_Pm_ZW linkage group LG14, Pm_UMD_F_2, whole genome shotgun sequence:
- the LOC134641205 gene encoding late histone H2A.2.2-like, whose product MSGRGKKAAPKPKSAVSRSSRAGITFPVGRIHRLLRKGNYAERIGVGASVYMSSVLEYLCAEILELAGNASRDNKKSRIAPRHILLAVKNDDELNKLLAGVTISDGGVIPNIHASLLPKKTKTPKDDNSAKDVQSQEF is encoded by the coding sequence ATGTCTGGCCGGGGAAAGAAGGCTGCACCCAAACCAAAATCTGCAGTTTCCCGGTCTTCCAGAGCTGGAATTACTTTCCCAGTGGGCCGCATTCACAGGTTGCTCAGGAAAGGCAACTACGCTGAGCGGATTGGAGTTGGCGCCTCTGTGTATATGTCGTCTGTCCTGGAGTATCTCTGTGCTGAAATCCTGGAGCTGGCGGGAAACGCCAGCCGTGACAACAAGAAGTCACGCATTGCTCCCCGGCACATCTTGCTGGCAGTGAAAAATGATGACGAACTCAACAAGCTGCTGGCAGGGGTCACAATCTCAGATGGTGGTGTGATCCCAAATATCCATGCAAGCCTCCTGCcgaagaagacaaaaacaccAAAGGATGACAACTCTGCTAAAGATGTCCAGTCACAAGAGTTCTAA